DNA sequence from the Sulfurimonas sp. HSL3-1 genome:
GCAGGTCCTGCACGATGAGCGTGCATCCCGCCTTGTAGAGCAGCTTCTTCTGGCGCGCGTTGGTCGCACACCCGGGTTTTTCGTAAAAGAGGACTAGCGTCATCCCAGCTCAACCATATCAATGGCTTTATCGGTAAGGCAGTAGGTCGTCGTACCGTCGTCGTCCTCGGTCATGCAGTGGTTCAGACACCCCGCATCCCACAGGGTTTCGATCGCTTCGTCGACAAGCTTCTGATCAAGCCCGAGGTAAAAGGCGATATCCTCGGCTTCGTAGACGCTGTAGTTCTCCTCGTCGGCGAGGTTGTAGATCGCCTTCATCACGCTGCGGAGAATCCGCGTCTTGCTAATCGGTTCGGACATATCCATACCAGTTTCGGACATCTCAACACTCTCTTCGGACATTTTTACTCCTTCAAAGCCGCTATCTGTTTTTGCAGTGCGATCCGCTGCAGCGGATGCAACTGCGTCTTTTCCACCCATGTCTCATACGCCTCGGTATAGTGCGCTTTAAGTAGAGGATGCAAATTCTGTGCCTGCTTGCTCAGCGTCTCCAGGTAGGCCTTCGCCTCGTCGTAACTGAACTTCTTGACCGGCTGCAGGCGGCGCTTTACCCCGTCGACCAGCTTGTCGTCCAGGTGCGCTTCGGCCATGCCCAGGAAGCTCGTCGCGGCCCCCAGGTCGGCGTAATGTTCGTTCCAGATACGGCCGTTGATGACCTGGTCGCAGGCCATGTCGATAAAGACCGGCGCGTACTGCAGCACCTGCACCAGTTCGGTAAAGTCGTTGTCGACCATGGCACGGAAGAGCATCCGGCTCCGGTTGCGCACCTTGACCCGCAACCGGTCGTTGGCAATGACGTCGGGGTGCAGACGGGTAAAGCGTTCGTACGCCCCCAGGCGCGAGTGGTTGAAGGCCATGATGGAGACCATGACGTTTTTGTCGCTGACCTGCTCCGGGTGCGAACCGGAGGGGCGGTAGAAGGCCCACTCCAGCCGCGCTTCGTCATCCTCATGGTAGAGGTAGAGCTCGTCGCCCCGCGTTTCGAAGTCCGGCTCATCCTTGAGGGCTTCGATCTCTTCCTTGTAACTCAGGTCGTACATATCTACTCCTCACGGCATCCGAACAAAGTCCGGATACCTGCGTTAACACTGGGTTTGCTTCGGCAGCAGGCCCGCGCATCCTTGATGCTTTTATACAACGCAAACCTCCTTACAGATCAAAGTAGAAGACGTCGCCGTAGGGCTCGAAACGCTTCATGTTGCGCTTCTCGCTCACCAGGAAAAGCGTCGGCAGGTGCGAGGCCTTTTCGATCTTGAAGAAGCCGTCGCTGAGCACCATCAGCGTCGCTGCCGCTTCGTCCGCGGTGTTGAGGTACTCCAGCACCGGTGCGAACTGCGTCCCGCCGTTGCCCTTCTCGAACGCGACCTCCGGTTTGAGCGCCTGGGCGTCGTAGGTGACGATCTTCTCTTTGTCGACCTCATCGTCAAAGGGAATTACCGTCACCTTGAAGTCGGTACTGAGTCGCAAAACCCCGTCGATGATGCCGAGGAACTTCGAGAAGGTATCTCGGCTGATACTCATGGAGCGGTCCAGCGCAATGTAGAGGTTGAGGCGATTGTTCTCCTGACGGTAGCCGGGCAGGTAGAGCTCCTGGTAGATGAAACGGCGGTTGGGCCGGGAGAAGTCGCTCTGCTTATCGAAGAAGCTCTCCGTCATATAAGTGTGCAAAAGCGTCGCCAGGTCGATCTTGGGGCGGGTGACTTCACGGATCACCTCCAGGAAGGAGGCCGGGATGTTCCCCTGCTTCTGGGCTGCTCCCATCGCCTGGACGATCAGCGCGTCGATATCTTCCATCGCCGCTTCGCTGTCGCCCTCGCTCTCTATAAGGTCCTGCTTCTGCTCCTGCGGGTTCTCGTCGTCGGGCGTACCTTCGCCCTCCGGGTTCTCCTGGTACAGCGTGTTGTAGACCTCTTCGACACTCTGGTCGCGGTACTTTTCCATCATCACTTCGTGCTCCGGCCGCTCGCCGACCCGCTCGAAGTCGTCGAGCAGCAGGTTGATGACGACGTCGCTGCTGCGGTTCCACGTCTTGTGGTCGCGCCCGCCCATGCGGAAGGGGTGCTTGAGCATGATGTGCAGCAGCGTATGCGCGTAAATGTACTTGAGCTGCTGTTCGGGGATGGTGTCGGCCATCGTCGTATCGACATAGATGGCCGTCCCGTCGGTCTCGAATGCTTCGTGGGGGTTCTTGCGGAAGCGCATGGGCAGGGAGAGTGCCAGCACGCTCAAAAACGGATGGTCAAATAGAAACTGGACGCGGATCTTCTCCAGCCGGCGCTGCAAATCGCTCTGTTCTTCTGGCATAGCCCTCTCTCTACCCTGGGTTTATACCGGAAAATATGCAATCGCTGTTCTATCAATCAGAGGCTACACCTCCCCCTTCAGGTAAGCCTTGCGCTCCGGTTCAGGAAACTTCTCGATGGCGTAGCGCAGCATCGTCCGCGGCATGGACTTGTAGCGGGAAGCAAGAAACGCCCGCTCTCTGTCAGGGTCGCGGTTGCCCACTTCCCGCAGCATCCAGCCGACGGCCTTGTGGATAAGGTCATGGGTGTCTGCGAGCAGCAGTTCAGCAATCTCCAGCGCCGTATCGAACCTGCCTTTGCGGATAAAGTAGAACGTCGCCATGATCGCGATGCGGCGCTCCCACAAGCTCTCTGATCGGGCGAACGTATAGAGGATCGCTTTGTCCCTTGCTATCAGGTACTCACCGACAATGTAAGGCGCGGAGCTGTCGACGAGGTCCCAGTTGTTGATGGAGGCGGTATTGGCCATGTAGCAGTTGTAAACCGCCTCCTTCTCCGCCGCATCCCCGCGCTCGTACTTCGCGACCATCAGCAAGAGTGCGAAGAGACGCTCTTCATGATAGGGAGAGTGCAGCAGCTTCTTGACCTCTGGCAGCGGCGCCGCACGGAACGCGGCTACCTGCTTGCGCAGTACGGGAACGCGGACACCTAAGAACCTGTCCCCCGCTCCGTACTCCCCCTCGCCCGTTTTGAAAAAACGCTGCGAATGCTCGGCGATATCGGGGTCGCCAAGATTCTTTAGTGTTTCGCTAATCGTTTCTGATGTCATTCTGCAGGCTTCTGGCGACTACACTGAAAGATCATGGATTTTACCTCGGCTTGTTGATCGGCTCAACTTCGTTGTCATAGACTTCATCTTTGTGACGAATCCAAATCATGATAAATATTGCAACAATTCCGGCTATATAAAATACTATGTTCGGTATAGCATATTTTTGATACTCTGCTTGCTCTCTATAGTATTCAGCATAATCATCTCTAAGCAGCCAATCGCGAATTTGGATCTGATAAATAATTTTACGTTTTCCAAAAATACCTTTTAGAACTTGGTACCATACTTTAGCATTTTGATTGACCATAGCCTTTCGGTCCAGCCCTGATAAAGCGACACCGAACTTTTCATTATTAAAGACCAGCGAGCGAAACTTGCCAGTATAGACAGCTTGGATAACCCCATGCGAAGAGTGCATCTCTTCAAGCTTCAATAGTGGATTCAAAATATACCTTTCCCACTGGAAATAGGCAGTGACTAAAAATATCAAAGACAAGACATACAAATACCGAGAAATTCTACTTTTTGGCGCTTTCTGAATATATACTCTATAAAACTTAGTCAGCATGCATATCCCATATATGACGTTTAAAATGAGCAATCAAAAAGCAGCCCGCGGGTTTTTGATTGGTCTCCTCTGATTTGTTATATTCTTCAAAGCCATCTATTCTCATCTTTGTTTTTTCCTCTTGAGATTAGTAGTAAAATGCCTAGAGCAGTCAATATCAAGCCGAATAGAATGTTGAAATTCATGTAAGAAAAATCCGTTGTTCCTCCTCTTGCTGTAAACTGCGGGTTTGCAATAACAAATATTCCAAGCGCAATAAGACTAATAGCGCCTATTGTTTTTTCCATTTAACTTTCCGTAATATAACGTTTAAAATGAGCAATCAAAAAGCCGCCCGCGGGTTTTTGATTGGTCTCCTCTGATTTGTTATATCTATTGGATTCTCGTATGGTGCCATTTTCAAATCGCTCAGGTCAATTTCTTCTTCATTGTATGATTTTCTTTTTGGAAAAAAGAGAGCTTTATCATAGGGTGTCACGTTTCTTGGATAGCACTGCCTAGAATCAAAAGAAAAAACATTTATAAGAGCTTTTGACTCATTGTTTCCGACATCTTGTGCAAGGTAGTAATAATTGTCGGAAAAACCTTTTGCTTGTGCCAAATAAAAACCGATGATTTTATATTCTTCTCCATTAGGTACATAAGAAAGAATCCATGGGCTACGTTCAAGATCCTTATCAAGGATTTCGAGAGTATTATGTGTCAAAAAATATGCACTGCGAGGTAACATCCCATCTTTGTTGGATATTAGTACCATTTTCTCTTTTGTTTTGAAAGTCACATTTTCACAAGGGAAAGCATGATATTTATAGAGTTTAAGATAAGTACCATTCCATATAAGTAAGATAGGAAGTGACATCCATGTCAATATGGCAAACGGAAAGATAAAGATAATTAAACCCAAGCCCTTTTTGAGAAGTGACTTTTCTTTTTCCATTTGAGGATCAGTTTTTTTATTTATAGTCTTAACAAATCCAACACCAAAAAATATCATACCTGCAGTTATCGCTAACAATTTCCCTGTGTTTGGCTCAATCGCACCTCCCCATGCAACAAAAAGCGAAAAGAAATAAATTCCCCATGACACTAAAACTGCAGTAGCTACAAGCCAAATTATTTTCAAAAACTTTTTGATATTTTCTCCTTGCATGTTTGATAGCTGGATTCTAGACTATTGATAATTCGATATAACGGCCGGGCTTAGCGAGTGACTCCTGCCATTTGTTGGTCGTAGCGAAGCGGAGACCGGCAGATGGCAAGGTGGCACGTTCAGTGCTCAGCGCGGACGTTGCTCGTTTCCGCAAGCGGGAACGAGCAACTCTTTATTCAACGTACAAAATGTTCAATTATCTATTGAAAAATCGTATTAATCATACATTGCGTATATTGATGCGAATCAATATACCACCTATCGACTTAACACAAAACAAAACTATTTAATACAGAAAAAGAGGAGTGGGACGAAGGGAAACGTCCCGGGAAAGAACTTAGTGCCGATACTCTTTATGATGCCCGTAGGTGTGGCCATGACCGTTGCTGCGTTTATAGACGGTACGGCCCTCTTCGTAATAGCCTGACGGGTAACCGGACTCATAATAGATGACCGGTTCACCTCTGTAAGCGTACGGCGCACGAATGACGCAGCCGGTAAAAAGCAGTGGGATGAGTGCAAGCAGAATGTATCGCATCTTCTATCCTTTAATTGTTAGATAGAAGAAGCATAGAAAAAAATCGTGAGTAGATCGTGACGCGGTTAGCCCTCACAGGCTAATCAATGCCGCATTTTTTCAGTACCGGTGTCCCCGATGGTAGCCGCCGTACGGATAGATGTCATAGTAGATAACCGGGCCGTGGTGATGCGGCCCCGGGACCCGGACGACACAGCCGCTGAAAAGCAGTGCAATAAGCAGTATGAACAGGTATCGCATCGTTTATCCTTTTGTCGTTCTTTTCAGAAAGCATAGGAAAATTTCATGAGTCGTTTGTGAGGGAGAAGTGCTGCCCCGGAGCAACCGGGCGTAGCGGTTAGAGAGGAGAGGTCTGCTCTATCAAGCGGACCTTTTAAAGGATGTACTCCCCGTACTTCGCCAGCCAGGCGTCGAAGGCGCCGTGGGTCGCGATGGATTCGTCCTTGACGATGACGTCCTTGACGAGCATGACGCCGAACTCCGTCGGGAGGGTTTCGCTGTAAGCAAAGAGGTGGTCTTTATGCGTGTCGGAACCGTTGTAGTACTCGACGAGCGCGGAAACGAGCGCGTACAGCAGTGCCGGCTGGTTCTCGATCTCGGGGTAGTGCCCCTCGTAGATCGCGGCGACATCCGGCAGCTCCTCGTAGACCTTGACGTAGGAGACGAACTCGATGCCGGCGGCGTAGCCGATGGTGCCGTAGATGACAGGGGCGATCTTGCCGATGTCCATGTTGGACTTCAGGATGTTCGAGAGCATGTGGTAACTGCGCGGCGTCGCAAACGCCGGGTTGGCGTCGTCTTCAACAACCGGTTCGGTCGAGAGCAAGTCCGGGCGGAAGCCCAGGAAACCGATGACGAAGTGGTGCAGTTTCGATTTCAGCGCGAAGAGCTTGAAGTCGTCGAAGCGGGCCTGAACGTGCAGGTGTACCATCCGGTTGGCCAGCGGTGTGGGCAGGCGGAAGACGACCCCGCGGTCGCTGACGCGGTTCCCCGCGCAGATGATCCGCCACCCTGCGGGCAGGTCGTACTCGCCCATGCGGCGGTTGAGCACCAGCTGGTAGATGGCCGCCTGTACCGACGGCGGCGCGGAGTTGAGCTCGTCGAGGAACAAAATCCCCTCGGAATCGGGATCTTTCGGAAAAAAGACCGGCGGCATCCAGACCGTCTGCTCGTCGCGGATCGCCGGGACGCCCCGGAGATCGACCGGGTCCATCTGCGAGAGGCGCACGTCGACGAGCTCCAGTTTATTCTTTTCCGCAACATCGGCAACAATGTAGGATTTGCCGATGCCCGGGCTGCCGTGAATGAACAGAGGGGTATCTGTCTTAATCAGTGTATCGATATGGTCGTAAAGTTCCGTGGTCGAGATCGAGGGTGTTGTCATTGAAGGGTAGCGTTCCTTTCGTGGGGGTGGTTAAAGTCGTGTGCCTGAAAACGTCAGGCACTCAGCTCTTTGACCATGCATTTGAAGCAGGTGAGCTGATCATCGCAGGTGGCGCAGGCCGGGGCGATGGAGCCGACCCGGTCATAGATGTATTTTTTCCAAAGCTTCTCTTTGGGTTTCTCCTCCGCCAACTTCGGGAAGTTCTTTTTCATGAACTGGCCCATCTCCGTACGGCTGTTGAAGCCCATGTCCTCGTAGAGGTGGTCCATCAGCAGCGATTTCTGCGCGACCAGGGGTGCCAGGACCGTTTTGGCGTAGTAGTTGACCGCATACGCGGCGAGGAGTGTCTTGACGTCTTCATACATTTTGACATGTTCAGGCGGCATGATGGCTGTCATGGAGTCTCCTTGAATATAACTCATCAACATGCAAGTACCGTTCTACTGTCTGCCGTAGAGCAGGTAGAGATAGTCGTGAATGTCGCTGAGGAAGAAGCGGCGGTTGTCCCGCTCCTCGAAATGCCCGACCCAGCCCGGGTCCCCCTCCGCCGTCATCTTGCTCGGATGGACGAACTCGTTATAGGGGAGCGTCGCCTTGAGCGGACCGCAGTCGTTGATGGCGTCGACGACCGCTTCAAAAATCGCGTCGAGCGTTTCGTCGTCCGCTGTGAGGTACAGATTCCCGTCTTTCTGGTAAAAGCGGTAGATGTTCAGGATCTTCTGTGCTTCGGCACTGTGTGCTTTGTTCATTTTCTTGACATTCATAGCAAGGGCACCTCCATATACCCTAACGTTCCAGACCGAAGACGCCGACATAGAGTATGTCTTCCGGCGTCTCCAAAAAGGTCTGCAGTTTCTTATCGTAAAAGGCGCCTATGGCCGTGTACCCCACCCCGCGCGCGGCGGCTTCCAATGAGAGGCCGTGCGCAAAGGCGGCCGAGGCCATCTGCAGGTCCGCACTGTACTTGGGCGTGCTCAGGACCATGACGATCTCCGCGTTTGAGACGAAACGCTGATCGACCAGCATCCCGGCGATGGGCTCGGCAAAGTCGCCCGTCTTTATCCGTTTGCCCCCGCGGTAGACACCGGCAGGGGTCTGATCATCCCGGAGCACGATCGCGTAGGCGTTCATCCACTCCGGCGTTCGCGTGAGCGTATGCATAATGCGTTCAAATGCATCCGCCGGCATCGTCTTCCCGGCGAAAACCCGGGCGGAGCGGCGGGCACGCTGCAGGGCCTCGTCGGCGCTGCCGCTCATGCGCGGCGGCAGGGTCGTGCCGACGGGATGGTGCTGCACGATCCAGCCGGGAACGACCCCGTCGCTCTCGTCGTAGTCCGTGGGTGCCACCTGCATCAGGGGCGTTTTCGGCAGCTTGACGGGTTTCTCCCCCGCCTTTCCTACGGCCATGGCCGCGCAGACGAACTCCTGCTGCCCGAACCCCATCATGTGGTTCAGCGCCGAGAAATCCGCCTCGCCCAGCAGCGTCGTGTCAAGCCCGTACGCTTCCATTGCGGCGCAGAGCGCGCCGATCTGGTGACCGGCATCCATGTAGCAGTAGCGCCAGGCGCGGTGACCGTACTTCCATTCGGAACGGAACGGGACGACGCTGACGACAAAAAGGAACCCGTCAAAGCGCGTTTCCATCCCGACGAAGTGCTCCAGGCCCTCCGCGCCGCATTCGCGGATAAGGACCATCTCCTCTTTGAGGGCGTCCAGGTGATACGTGCCGCTCAGTACCCCTTTGACCCCCCGAACCTGCACATAGAGCTCCACGGGGTGGAGATTGCCGGCAGAGGGGGTATTGAGGCGCAGGTAGGGTTTGCCACCGACGTTACCCTCAAAGGTGATGCAGCGCGAAAGCGCCAGCGGGGCGAGCTCTTCATGGGCGTCGAAACCGATGCGGTAGAGAAACTCCGGGTACTGTTTGAAAAGGGAGGGCTGCGAAGCCCAGTCGATGTAGCCGCCGGAACGGGCGACACGCAGCGGCGTCAGCGCCGTGGCATCATACAGCTCACGCATAGCGCAGCTGATTGAGAACGTCCCGGTTGACGGCGAAATCGATGGCGCAATAGCCGTCCATGTTCTGCATGGATTTGTCGGCGCCGAGGGAGAGAAGCGATTTAACGCTATTAAGACGGGAAGCAGAGACGGCGTACATCAGCGGTGTTTCGCCGTTCTCGTTGATGTCGTCAATGTCCGCGCCGGCAGCGAAAAGGCGGGCAATGATCGCGGCACTGTCGGCATAACAGGCGTTGAAAATGACGCCGTTAAAGTCGTAGTTGACCGCATAGAGGTCCACGCCCGCTTCCAGCAGGCGCTCGACCATCATATCGTTACCCTCAAGCGCCGCCTGCAGCAGCGGAGTATTACCGTTAAAGGCCCGGGATTCCAGGTCGCTGGGGTCAAATCCGCGTGCCAGCAGCCACGCAATATAGTTCTCTGCCATGACGAACTCCTTAGTTAGAAGGGCTTAGACGCTCATCCACTCTTCGTGAGAATGGCCGTGACCGGTCTTCTTCTCGTTGACCAGTTTGTCAACGGCTTCGATACAGGCGTCGTAATTGACTTCGTCAACGATCTCGGGAACGATCTCGCGGTAGGCGACGAGGCCGTCACGGTCAATGACGTAGACGGCGCGGGCCATACGGTCTTTGAGTTTGCCTTCGCTGATCAACAGGCCGTATTTTTTCGCAAAGTTGCGGTCCGGGTCAACAACAAGTTCCGCAGCATCGATGGACTCTTTCTCGGCGAAGTCTTTGACAAAGTCAAGATCGTCCGTCGTCACCATGACGGCGTTGAGCTTTTTGAAGGTTTTGAGAAGATCATTGAACTTCTTTGCGCCGAGGGAACACACTTCCGTCTTCAGCGAAGGAATAGCGATGAGCAACTGGGTATTGGGAGCGATCATACCAATGACG
Encoded proteins:
- a CDS encoding ankyrin repeat domain-containing protein; protein product: MAENYIAWLLARGFDPSDLESRAFNGNTPLLQAALEGNDMMVERLLEAGVDLYAVNYDFNGVIFNACYADSAAIIARLFAAGADIDDINENGETPLMYAVSASRLNSVKSLLSLGADKSMQNMDGYCAIDFAVNRDVLNQLRYA
- a CDS encoding nitroreductase family protein; this translates as MRELYDATALTPLRVARSGGYIDWASQPSLFKQYPEFLYRIGFDAHEELAPLALSRCITFEGNVGGKPYLRLNTPSAGNLHPVELYVQVRGVKGVLSGTYHLDALKEEMVLIRECGAEGLEHFVGMETRFDGFLFVVSVVPFRSEWKYGHRAWRYCYMDAGHQIGALCAAMEAYGLDTTLLGEADFSALNHMMGFGQQEFVCAAMAVGKAGEKPVKLPKTPLMQVAPTDYDESDGVVPGWIVQHHPVGTTLPPRMSGSADEALQRARRSARVFAGKTMPADAFERIMHTLTRTPEWMNAYAIVLRDDQTPAGVYRGGKRIKTGDFAEPIAGMLVDQRFVSNAEIVMVLSTPKYSADLQMASAAFAHGLSLEAAARGVGYTAIGAFYDKKLQTFLETPEDILYVGVFGLER
- a CDS encoding nitrogen fixation protein NifQ translates to MTAIMPPEHVKMYEDVKTLLAAYAVNYYAKTVLAPLVAQKSLLMDHLYEDMGFNSRTEMGQFMKKNFPKLAEEKPKEKLWKKYIYDRVGSIAPACATCDDQLTCFKCMVKELSA
- a CDS encoding DNA alkylation repair protein; amino-acid sequence: MTSETISETLKNLGDPDIAEHSQRFFKTGEGEYGAGDRFLGVRVPVLRKQVAAFRAAPLPEVKKLLHSPYHEERLFALLLMVAKYERGDAAEKEAVYNCYMANTASINNWDLVDSSAPYIVGEYLIARDKAILYTFARSESLWERRIAIMATFYFIRKGRFDTALEIAELLLADTHDLIHKAVGWMLREVGNRDPDRERAFLASRYKSMPRTMLRYAIEKFPEPERKAYLKGEV
- a CDS encoding redoxin family protein, which translates into the protein MEITVHGTPTPLIGKQPTLGGEAPAARITKLDGSQNVIGMIAPNTQLLIAIPSLKTEVCSLGAKKFNDLLKTFKKLNAVMVTTDDLDFVKDFAEKESIDAAELVVDPDRNFAKKYGLLISEGKLKDRMARAVYVIDRDGLVAYREIVPEIVDEVNYDACIEAVDKLVNEKKTGHGHSHEEWMSV
- a CDS encoding vWA domain-containing protein, with translation MPEEQSDLQRRLEKIRVQFLFDHPFLSVLALSLPMRFRKNPHEAFETDGTAIYVDTTMADTIPEQQLKYIYAHTLLHIMLKHPFRMGGRDHKTWNRSSDVVINLLLDDFERVGERPEHEVMMEKYRDQSVEEVYNTLYQENPEGEGTPDDENPQEQKQDLIESEGDSEAAMEDIDALIVQAMGAAQKQGNIPASFLEVIREVTRPKIDLATLLHTYMTESFFDKQSDFSRPNRRFIYQELYLPGYRQENNRLNLYIALDRSMSISRDTFSKFLGIIDGVLRLSTDFKVTVIPFDDEVDKEKIVTYDAQALKPEVAFEKGNGGTQFAPVLEYLNTADEAAATLMVLSDGFFKIEKASHLPTLFLVSEKRNMKRFEPYGDVFYFDL
- a CDS encoding MoxR family ATPase, with the protein product MTTPSISTTELYDHIDTLIKTDTPLFIHGSPGIGKSYIVADVAEKNKLELVDVRLSQMDPVDLRGVPAIRDEQTVWMPPVFFPKDPDSEGILFLDELNSAPPSVQAAIYQLVLNRRMGEYDLPAGWRIICAGNRVSDRGVVFRLPTPLANRMVHLHVQARFDDFKLFALKSKLHHFVIGFLGFRPDLLSTEPVVEDDANPAFATPRSYHMLSNILKSNMDIGKIAPVIYGTIGYAAGIEFVSYVKVYEELPDVAAIYEGHYPEIENQPALLYALVSALVEYYNGSDTHKDHLFAYSETLPTEFGVMLVKDVIVKDESIATHGAFDAWLAKYGEYIL